The following coding sequences are from one Capsicum annuum cultivar UCD-10X-F1 chromosome 3, UCD10Xv1.1, whole genome shotgun sequence window:
- the LOC107865152 gene encoding ubiquitin-NEDD8-like protein RUB2 produces the protein MREAQRFVPLGGAFIFYYLDSLEPLLVLFSFVKPMTIYLKVIKTVALKVKESDSIGKVKVLLHDKEGIPECLQQLFIKGVRLMDEQKLVDYPIIKNSTLHAYVEDSVPRILLMKRPYIEGTIMVYSRINDTIRDIKSRIGTKEKINTHRFSLFHENNFLEVDKTLGYYNIDGGSTIHMVFNRVEKLFIPVIMPKPELVKIEISIASTVCDVKTIIESKLGNSMDDMDLYLGNERLEDSKKLLHQCNIEVEA, from the exons gtccttttctcttttgtgaagcCT ATGACAATCTACTTGAAGGTCATTAAAACGGTCGCTTTAAAAGTTAAGGAATCAGATAGTATCGGAAAGGTCAAAGTTTTATTACATGACAAGGAGGGCATACCGGAATGTCTTCAGCAACTATTTATAAAAGGTGTAAGGCTTATGGACGAACAGAAGTTAGTCGATTACCCCATTATCAAGAACTCTACCCTTCATGCTTATGTTGAAGATTCAGTCCCAAGGATTTTATTGATGAAGAGACCCTATATTGAAGGTACAATTATGGTTTATTCAAGGATTAATGATACTATCCGTGACATCAAATCTAGGATTGGGACCAAAGAGAAAATAAACACGCACAGGTTCTCTCTTTtccatgaaaataattttcttgaagTTGACAAAACCTTAGGTTATTACAACATCGATGGTGGATCAACCATTCATATGGTTTTCAATCGTGTAGAGAAGTTGTTTATTCCTGTGATAATGCCAAAACCCGAACTAGTAAAAATAGAAATCAGCATTGCCTCAACTGTTTGCGACGTTAAAACAATTATTGAGAGCAAACTTGGCAATTCAATGGATGATATGGATCTGTATTTGGGAAATGAGAGACTGGAAGATTCGAAGAAATTATTACATCAGTGTAATATTGAGGTGGAAGCCTAA